A region of Sulfitobacter faviae DNA encodes the following proteins:
- the phnN gene encoding phosphonate metabolism protein/1,5-bisphosphokinase (PRPP-forming) PhnN, with protein sequence MSGRFIAVVGPSGVGKDSVMAALAEAQPDLFLARRAITRPSEAGGEDFDGIEEDTFLRLEAEGAFALSWAAHGLRYGIPIAVDMALAEGRDVLANLSRAVLTEAKLRFDRFEVLSLTAAPEVLAARLRGRGRESEAEITARLARAERALPDHIAAIEIDNSGPLKQTVAQALAAFYPERAAR encoded by the coding sequence ATGAGCGGGCGTTTCATCGCGGTTGTGGGGCCGTCGGGCGTGGGCAAGGACAGCGTGATGGCAGCGCTTGCCGAGGCGCAGCCCGACCTCTTCCTCGCCCGCCGCGCCATCACCCGGCCCAGCGAAGCGGGCGGCGAAGACTTCGACGGGATCGAAGAGGACACGTTCCTGCGGCTGGAGGCCGAAGGCGCCTTTGCCCTCAGCTGGGCCGCGCATGGGCTGCGCTACGGCATTCCCATCGCGGTCGATATGGCGCTGGCCGAGGGGCGCGACGTGCTGGCCAACCTCTCGCGCGCGGTGCTGACCGAAGCGAAGCTCAGGTTTGACCGGTTCGAGGTGCTGTCGCTCACCGCCGCGCCCGAAGTGCTGGCCGCGCGGCTGCGGGGCCGTGGGCGCGAGAGTGAAGCGGAAATCACCGCCCGACTGGCCCGCGCCGAACGGGCCTTGCCCGACCATATCGCCGCCATCGAGATCGACAACTCCGGCCCGCTGAAGCAGACCGTGGCACAGGCGCTGGCGGCGTTTTATCCCGAAAGGGCCGCGCGGTGA
- a CDS encoding DUF1045 domain-containing protein: MKFDRYAIYYTPQGALAEAGAAWLGWDLARGRAVAHPEVAGLDVAALTETPRKYGLHATVKPPFVLAEGTTADGVLTEFKTLCKRLAPVTLDGLALTPLGRFLALTPEGDTAALNAIAAEVVRGLDTFRAPPTEADLARRRQANLTPEQEANLSQWGYPYVMEAFRFHITLTGKLPKADLPQVTAALAPYITPHLPQPFVLDSLTLVGQAEDGMFHEVHRAALSG; this comes from the coding sequence ATGAAGTTCGACCGCTACGCGATCTATTACACGCCACAGGGCGCATTGGCCGAGGCTGGGGCCGCTTGGCTGGGGTGGGATTTGGCGCGCGGGCGTGCCGTGGCGCATCCTGAGGTCGCGGGGCTGGACGTGGCCGCCCTGACCGAAACGCCGCGCAAATACGGGCTGCACGCGACGGTCAAGCCGCCGTTCGTGCTGGCCGAAGGCACCACGGCTGACGGGGTGTTGACCGAGTTCAAGACGCTTTGCAAGCGGCTTGCGCCGGTCACGCTGGACGGGCTGGCGCTGACCCCGCTGGGCCGGTTTCTGGCGCTGACGCCCGAGGGGGACACCGCCGCGCTCAACGCGATTGCCGCCGAGGTGGTGCGCGGCCTCGATACTTTCCGCGCGCCGCCGACCGAGGCCGATCTGGCCCGCAGGCGTCAGGCCAATCTGACCCCAGAGCAGGAGGCCAACCTCAGCCAATGGGGCTATCCTTATGTGATGGAGGCGTTCCGCTTTCACATCACCCTGACCGGCAAACTGCCCAAGGCCGATCTGCCGCAGGTCACCGCAGCGCTCGCCCCCTATATCACGCCGCATCTGCCGCAGCCCTTCGTGCTGGACAGCCTGACACTGGTGGGGCAGGCCGAAGACGGTATGTTCCATGAGGTTCACCGCGCGGCCCTTTCGGGATAA
- a CDS encoding alpha-D-ribose 1-methylphosphonate 5-triphosphate diphosphatase translates to MTKETILANAKIILPDAVIPGSVVLRDGVIAEIAEGTALPKGAIDCEGRYVAPGLVELHTDNLERHMKPRPKVDWPHRAAIIAHDRELAGTGITTVFDAIRVGSILSDEGRKRYGKYARDMADEILMMRDSGALAISHHIHLRAEICSETLEEELAEFGPDDKVGIVSLMDHTPGQRQFRDVQKFEDYVCGKNGLPREDFGDYVTFLHGLQDRLGAKHEAAAVAAAARYGAALASHDDTTAAQVATSHAHGVRLAEFPTTREAAEACHAQDIATIMGAPNLVRGGSHSGNVAAKELAELDLLDILSSDYVPAALLLGAVQLGNLWGDMARGLATVTRTPSHHAGLTDRGEIALGARADLILFDIMKDAPILRAVYAMGNRVA, encoded by the coding sequence ATGACAAAAGAAACCATTCTCGCCAATGCCAAAATTATCCTGCCCGATGCGGTGATCCCCGGCAGCGTGGTGCTGCGCGACGGGGTGATCGCCGAGATCGCCGAAGGCACCGCCCTGCCCAAAGGGGCGATCGATTGCGAAGGCCGCTACGTCGCCCCCGGGCTGGTGGAGCTGCATACCGACAACCTAGAGCGCCACATGAAGCCGCGGCCCAAGGTCGACTGGCCGCACCGTGCCGCTATCATCGCCCATGACCGCGAACTGGCGGGCACCGGGATCACCACGGTTTTCGACGCGATCCGGGTGGGGTCGATCCTGTCGGACGAAGGGCGCAAACGTTACGGAAAATACGCCCGCGACATGGCCGATGAGATCCTGATGATGCGCGACAGCGGGGCGCTGGCGATCAGCCACCACATCCACCTGCGCGCCGAGATCTGTTCCGAAACGCTGGAGGAGGAACTGGCCGAGTTTGGCCCCGACGATAAGGTCGGCATCGTCAGCCTGATGGATCACACCCCCGGCCAGCGGCAATTCCGCGACGTGCAAAAATTCGAGGATTACGTCTGCGGCAAGAACGGCCTGCCGCGGGAGGATTTCGGCGATTACGTCACCTTCCTACATGGGTTGCAGGACCGGCTTGGCGCGAAACATGAAGCGGCCGCGGTGGCGGCGGCGGCGCGCTATGGCGCGGCGCTGGCCAGCCATGACGACACCACCGCCGCACAGGTCGCGACCAGCCATGCCCATGGCGTGCGGCTGGCCGAATTCCCCACCACCCGCGAAGCGGCAGAGGCGTGCCATGCCCAAGACATCGCCACGATCATGGGCGCGCCGAACCTCGTGCGCGGCGGCTCACATTCGGGCAATGTCGCGGCCAAGGAACTGGCGGAACTGGACCTGCTCGATATCCTGTCGTCCGACTATGTGCCCGCAGCCCTTTTGCTGGGCGCAGTGCAACTGGGCAACCTATGGGGCGACATGGCACGCGGGCTCGCCACCGTGACCCGCACGCCCTCGCATCACGCAGGGTTGACCGACCGGGGCGAGATCGCCCTGGGCGCGCGGGCCGATCTGATCCTCTTTGACATCATGAAAGACGCGCCGATTTTGCGCGCGGTCTATGCCATGGGCAACCGCGTGGCGTAA
- the phnK gene encoding phosphonate C-P lyase system protein PhnK, protein MTPLLQVENIAKFYGARIGCTDVSFDLFPGEVMGIVGESGSGKSTLLNTLAGHLTPDRGAVRFDTRADGLRDTVTMSEPERRMLSRTDWAFVHQHARDGLRMNVSAGGNVGERLMAVGARHYGDIRASATDWLGRVEINEDRIDDRPSAFSGGMQQRLQIARNLVTGPRLVFMDEPTGGLDVSVQARLLDLLRGLVREMGLSAIIVTHDLAVVRLLADRLMVMKDGHVVETGLTDQVLDDPQHGYTQLLVSSVLQV, encoded by the coding sequence ATGACCCCCTTGTTGCAAGTGGAAAACATCGCGAAATTCTATGGTGCGCGGATCGGCTGCACCGATGTCAGCTTTGACCTCTTCCCCGGCGAAGTCATGGGGATCGTCGGGGAAAGCGGCTCGGGCAAGTCGACGCTGCTGAACACGCTGGCGGGGCATCTGACGCCGGATCGCGGGGCGGTGCGTTTCGACACCCGCGCCGACGGGCTGCGCGACACGGTGACGATGAGCGAGCCGGAGCGCCGGATGCTGTCGCGCACCGATTGGGCCTTTGTCCACCAGCACGCCCGCGACGGGCTGCGCATGAACGTCAGCGCAGGCGGCAATGTCGGTGAGCGGCTGATGGCCGTGGGCGCGCGGCACTACGGCGACATCCGCGCCAGCGCCACCGATTGGCTGGGCCGGGTTGAGATCAACGAAGACCGGATCGACGACCGGCCTTCGGCCTTCTCTGGCGGGATGCAGCAGCGTTTGCAGATCGCCCGAAACCTTGTGACCGGACCGCGGCTGGTCTTCATGGACGAACCCACAGGCGGGCTGGACGTGAGCGTTCAGGCGCGGCTGCTCGACCTGCTGCGCGGGCTTGTGCGCGAGATGGGGCTGAGCGCCATCATCGTGACCCATGATCTGGCGGTGGTGCGGCTCTTGGCGGATCGGTTGATGGTGATGAAAGACGGCCATGTGGTGGAAACCGGCCTGACCGATCAGGTGCTCGACGACCCGCAGCACGGCTATACGCAGCTTTTGGTCTCTAGCGTGCTACAGGTGTGA
- the phnL gene encoding phosphonate C-P lyase system protein PhnL, with protein sequence MIRVENVSKSFTLHNQGAAVIPVMRGGELTVARGECVALTGASGAGKSTLMRMIYGNYLTASGRIMVGDLDVAQAAPREILELRRHVLGYVSQFLRVVPRVATLDVVAEPLRAVGSSEAEARARAEELLAQLNIPERLWQLSPTTFSGGEQQRVNIARGFAHPYPVLLLDEPTASLDATNRATVLALIEEAKARGTAILGIFHDEAARDQICDREVDVTRFTPGLAA encoded by the coding sequence ATGATACGCGTGGAAAATGTAAGCAAATCCTTCACCCTGCACAATCAGGGCGCTGCGGTGATCCCGGTGATGCGCGGCGGTGAGTTGACCGTGGCGCGGGGCGAATGCGTGGCGCTGACTGGCGCTTCGGGCGCCGGGAAATCGACGCTGATGCGGATGATCTATGGCAACTACCTGACCGCCTCGGGCCGGATCATGGTGGGCGATCTGGATGTCGCCCAAGCTGCCCCACGCGAGATACTGGAGCTGCGCCGTCATGTGCTGGGCTATGTCAGCCAGTTCCTGCGCGTCGTGCCACGGGTAGCAACGCTGGATGTGGTAGCCGAGCCGCTGCGCGCGGTGGGCAGCAGTGAGGCCGAGGCACGGGCCCGCGCCGAAGAATTGCTGGCACAACTCAACATCCCCGAACGGCTTTGGCAGCTCAGCCCCACGACCTTTTCCGGCGGGGAGCAGCAGCGGGTGAACATCGCGCGCGGCTTTGCGCATCCCTACCCCGTCCTGCTGCTGGACGAGCCGACGGCGAGCCTTGATGCCACCAACCGCGCCACGGTGCTGGCGCTGATCGAAGAGGCCAAAGCCCGCGGCACGGCGATCTTGGGCATCTTCCATGACGAAGCCGCCCGCGACCAAATCTGCGACCGCGAAGTGGACGTGACCCGCTTCACCCCCGGATTGGCGGCATGA
- the phnF gene encoding phosphonate metabolism transcriptional regulator PhnF, translated as MARTAIWKTITAALTHDIATGKYAPGDRLPTEAQLAARFGVNRHTVRRAISDMNESGLTYSRRGAGVFVAQRPTDYPIGKRVRFHQNLAAAGRVPAKEVLTLETRAASAHEAAQLGLEGEAQVHVYEGLSLADEQPIAIFRSIFPAARFPDLLAALEASRSVTTALAQGGVADYTRASTRLTAKLATATQALHLRLSEGAPILRSAGINVDPEGVPVEYGVTWFAGDRVTLTLNPGD; from the coding sequence ATGGCCCGTACTGCGATCTGGAAAACCATTACCGCCGCCCTGACCCATGACATCGCCACGGGGAAATACGCCCCCGGTGACCGGCTCCCGACCGAGGCGCAATTGGCGGCGCGCTTTGGGGTCAACCGGCACACGGTGCGCCGCGCGATCAGCGACATGAACGAGAGCGGGCTGACCTATAGCCGCCGGGGGGCGGGGGTCTTCGTGGCGCAGCGGCCCACGGATTATCCCATCGGCAAACGGGTGCGCTTTCACCAAAACCTCGCGGCGGCGGGGCGGGTGCCAGCCAAGGAGGTCTTGACCTTGGAGACACGCGCCGCCTCGGCCCATGAGGCCGCGCAGTTGGGGCTGGAGGGCGAGGCGCAGGTGCATGTCTATGAGGGGCTGTCGCTGGCCGATGAGCAGCCCATCGCGATCTTCCGCAGCATCTTTCCCGCCGCGCGGTTTCCCGATCTGTTGGCGGCGCTTGAGGCCAGCCGTTCCGTCACCACCGCCTTGGCGCAGGGCGGGGTGGCGGATTACACCCGCGCCTCGACCCGGCTGACGGCGAAGCTTGCCACTGCCACGCAGGCGCTGCATCTGCGGCTGTCCGAAGGCGCGCCGATCCTGCGCTCGGCGGGGATCAACGTGGACCCCGAGGGCGTGCCGGTGGAATACGGGGTGACTTGGTTCGCGGGTGACCGGGTGACGCTGACGCTCAACCCCGGCGACTAG
- the phnH gene encoding phosphonate C-P lyase system protein PhnH, producing MQTLSLTGGFRDAPKDAAFAFRAVMNAMAKPGEINSVTGAEPPAGLSTAAGVVLLTLCDPETPLYLAPGFDRPEVRDWITFHTGAPFAPATAAQFALGAWDDLPRGDFPLGTAAYPDRSATLIVEVDDLHGDGATLSGPGIKDSAALSLPERAAFQQNAALFPRGLDFIFTCGDRLAALPRSTKVS from the coding sequence ATGCAGACCCTATCGCTGACAGGTGGGTTTCGCGACGCGCCCAAAGACGCCGCTTTTGCCTTTCGCGCGGTGATGAACGCCATGGCCAAACCGGGGGAGATCAACAGCGTGACCGGGGCCGAACCGCCTGCGGGTCTCTCCACCGCCGCCGGGGTTGTCCTGCTGACGCTCTGCGACCCCGAAACGCCGCTCTACCTCGCGCCCGGCTTCGACCGGCCCGAAGTGCGCGACTGGATCACCTTCCACACCGGCGCGCCCTTCGCCCCCGCAACTGCGGCGCAATTCGCCTTGGGCGCTTGGGACGATCTGCCGCGCGGCGACTTCCCCCTCGGGACCGCCGCCTACCCCGACCGCTCTGCCACGCTGATCGTCGAGGTGGATGATCTGCACGGCGATGGCGCGACCCTCTCCGGCCCCGGCATCAAAGACAGCGCGGCATTGTCTCTGCCCGAGCGCGCCGCCTTCCAACAAAACGCGGCGCTCTTCCCGCGTGGGCTGGATTTCATTTTCACCTGCGGCGACCGTCTGGCGGCGCTGCCCCGAAGCACAAAGGTGTCCTGA
- a CDS encoding carbon-phosphorus lyase complex subunit PhnI has translation MYVAVKGGERAIDNAHAWLAEERRGDAKVPELSVAQIREQMTLAVNRVMAEGSLYDPDLAALAIKQARGDLIEAVFLIRAYRTTLPRFGASRPMDTGTMACDRRVSATFKDAPGGQVLGPTFDYTHRLLDFKLAADGEVPPAPEAPEAEPPAETPHIMEFLDREGLMQRDTDSKTPPRDLTREPLELPATRDLRLQALTRGDEGFVLGMAYSTQRGYARNHAFVAELRIGKVAVEMDIPELGFAIEIGEVELTECETVNQFAGSKTEPPQFTRGYGLVFGMSERKAISMALVDRALRWEELGEDNLGAPAQDAEFVLYHADNIQATGFLEHIKLPHYVDFQSELELIRKLRREATAAAQDAAREAAE, from the coding sequence ATGTATGTAGCGGTAAAAGGCGGCGAGCGGGCGATCGACAACGCCCACGCATGGCTCGCCGAAGAGCGGCGCGGTGACGCAAAGGTGCCCGAACTCAGCGTCGCGCAGATTCGCGAGCAGATGACGCTGGCGGTGAACCGGGTGATGGCCGAAGGCTCACTCTATGATCCCGACCTCGCTGCGCTGGCGATCAAACAGGCGCGGGGCGATCTGATCGAAGCGGTGTTTCTCATCCGCGCCTATCGCACCACCCTGCCGCGTTTCGGGGCCTCGCGCCCGATGGACACCGGAACCATGGCCTGCGACCGCCGCGTCTCGGCCACCTTCAAGGACGCGCCGGGCGGGCAGGTCTTGGGGCCGACCTTCGACTACACGCACCGGCTGCTGGATTTCAAACTCGCCGCCGATGGTGAGGTGCCCCCGGCCCCCGAAGCGCCCGAGGCCGAACCGCCCGCGGAGACGCCGCACATCATGGAATTCCTCGACCGCGAAGGGTTGATGCAGCGCGACACGGACAGCAAGACCCCGCCGCGCGACCTGACCCGCGAGCCGCTGGAACTCCCCGCCACGCGCGACCTGCGCCTGCAAGCGCTGACCCGTGGCGACGAGGGCTTTGTTCTCGGCATGGCCTACTCCACGCAACGCGGCTATGCGCGCAACCACGCTTTCGTCGCGGAACTGCGCATCGGCAAAGTCGCGGTCGAAATGGATATTCCCGAACTGGGTTTCGCCATTGAGATCGGCGAGGTCGAGCTGACCGAATGTGAGACGGTGAACCAATTTGCAGGCTCCAAGACCGAGCCGCCGCAGTTCACCCGCGGCTATGGGCTGGTCTTCGGCATGTCCGAGCGCAAGGCGATCTCCATGGCGCTGGTAGACCGGGCCTTGCGTTGGGAGGAGTTGGGCGAAGACAACCTCGGCGCGCCGGCGCAGGACGCGGAATTCGTGCTCTATCACGCCGACAACATTCAGGCGACGGGGTTCTTGGAGCATATCAAACTGCCCCATTACGTCGACTTCCAATCCGAACTCGAACTGATCCGCAAACTGCGCCGCGAGGCGACAGCCGCGGCGCAAGACGCAGCACGGGAGGCCGCGGAATGA
- a CDS encoding alpha-D-ribose 1-methylphosphonate 5-phosphate C-P-lyase PhnJ: MNDYNFAYLDEQTKRMIRRAILKGLAIPGYQVPFASREMPMPYGWGTGGVQVSAAVLTPEDTFKVIDQGADDTTNAVSIRRFFQKTASVAVTEATTEASVIQTRHRIPEATLREDQVLVYQVPIPEPLRFLEPSEVETRKMHELEEYGLMHVKLYEDIAQHGAIATAYAYPVKVEGRYVMDPSPIPKFDNPKLEMAAIQLFGAGREQRIYALPPYTQVVSLDFEDHPFEASKADHPCGLCGAEDSYLDELIVDDAGGRLFMCSDTDYCAARQAAGHRGADAAPVVEGMA; this comes from the coding sequence ATGAACGACTACAATTTTGCCTATCTGGACGAGCAGACCAAACGGATGATCCGCCGCGCGATCCTGAAAGGGCTGGCGATCCCGGGCTATCAGGTGCCCTTTGCCAGCCGCGAGATGCCGATGCCTTACGGCTGGGGCACTGGCGGGGTGCAAGTCTCTGCCGCGGTGCTGACGCCCGAGGATACCTTCAAGGTGATCGACCAAGGGGCCGATGACACGACCAACGCCGTCTCGATCCGCCGCTTTTTTCAAAAGACCGCCAGTGTCGCCGTGACCGAAGCCACGACCGAGGCCAGCGTCATCCAAACCCGCCACCGCATCCCCGAAGCCACGCTGCGCGAGGATCAGGTGCTGGTCTATCAGGTGCCGATCCCCGAACCGCTGCGCTTTCTTGAGCCTTCGGAGGTCGAGACCCGCAAAATGCACGAGCTGGAGGAATACGGGCTGATGCATGTGAAACTTTACGAAGACATCGCCCAGCACGGCGCGATTGCCACGGCCTATGCCTATCCGGTCAAGGTCGAGGGGCGCTACGTGATGGACCCATCGCCGATCCCGAAATTCGACAATCCGAAACTGGAAATGGCCGCGATCCAACTCTTCGGCGCGGGGCGCGAGCAGCGGATCTATGCGCTGCCGCCCTATACGCAGGTCGTCTCGCTGGATTTTGAGGACCACCCCTTTGAGGCGAGCAAGGCCGACCATCCTTGCGGCCTCTGCGGGGCCGAGGACAGCTATCTGGATGAGTTGATCGTCGATGATGCAGGTGGGCGTTTGTTCATGTGCTCCGACACCGATTATTGCGCGGCCCGTCAGGCCGCCGGGCATCGCGGCGCGGATGCGGCACCTGTGGTGGAGGGCATGGCATGA
- the phnG gene encoding phosphonate C-P lyase system protein PhnG, translating into MTVETKEKTRDRQAWMGLLARAEARDLARLWEGFGPLPAHEVLRAPEIGGVMLRGRMGAVGDAFNMGEMSVTRCSVRLTDGPDGHAYVQGRSRDKALQAALADALMQGDAADEVRAKLLDPLAEIEGQRRASRAAKAAATKVDFFTMVRGED; encoded by the coding sequence ATGACGGTTGAAACCAAGGAAAAGACCCGCGACAGGCAGGCGTGGATGGGCCTGCTCGCACGGGCCGAGGCCCGCGATCTCGCCCGGCTTTGGGAGGGCTTCGGCCCCCTGCCCGCCCATGAGGTGCTCCGCGCGCCTGAGATCGGCGGCGTCATGCTGCGGGGCCGGATGGGCGCTGTGGGCGATGCCTTCAACATGGGTGAGATGTCAGTCACGCGCTGTTCGGTCCGGCTGACGGATGGGCCAGACGGGCACGCCTATGTGCAGGGCCGCAGCCGCGACAAGGCGCTGCAAGCAGCCCTTGCCGACGCGCTGATGCAGGGTGATGCGGCGGATGAGGTCCGCGCGAAACTGCTCGACCCGCTGGCCGAGATCGAGGGCCAGCGCCGCGCCAGCCGTGCCGCCAAGGCCGCCGCCACCAAGGTCGACTTTTTCACCATGGTCAGAGGAGAAGACTGA